The following are from one region of the Veillonella nakazawae genome:
- a CDS encoding RHS repeat domain-containing protein, which produces MTDIHGNLLWFGEYTAWGRLKKDERVYKNAHQPFRLQNQYFDKETGLHYNLMRYYEPEAGRFVNQDPIGLWAEEL; this is translated from the coding sequence ATGACCGACATCCACGGTAACCTCTTGTGGTTCGGCGAATACACCGCCTGGGGTCGTCTGAAAAAAGATGAGCGGGTTTACAAGAATGCGCACCAGCCGTTTAGATTGCAAAACCAATACTTTGATAAAGAAACAGGGCTGCATTACAACCTGATGAGATATTACGAGCCTGAGGCCGGACGGTTTGTGAATCAGGATCCAATTGGGTTGTGGGCTGAGGAGTTGTAA
- a CDS encoding tetratricopeptide repeat protein, translated as MYLDQVNYELNKKINDFVCNSNDATTPEESIDILNQAWELLPKPATQFVEPTSAIACGISESYKKLGDYQKALEWMLVALEARKDEPAAGVFIWTGIVYYELGDMENAYKYFDLTYNELRYTPFSMEDKKYWQFYKQRKEELNPKKKTKK; from the coding sequence ATGTATTTAGATCAAGTAAATTATGAATTAAACAAAAAAATCAATGATTTTGTATGTAACTCAAATGATGCAACTACGCCGGAGGAAAGCATTGATATTCTGAATCAAGCATGGGAACTTTTACCCAAACCAGCCACTCAATTCGTTGAGCCTACTTCGGCAATCGCCTGTGGTATTTCAGAAAGTTATAAAAAATTAGGTGATTATCAAAAAGCCCTTGAGTGGATGTTAGTTGCACTTGAGGCACGAAAAGATGAACCTGCAGCAGGTGTGTTTATATGGACAGGAATCGTTTATTACGAATTGGGTGATATGGAAAATGCCTATAAATATTTTGACCTAACTTATAATGAGCTACGTTACACACCTTTCTCTATGGAAGACAAAAAATATTGGCAATTTTATAAGCAACGTAAAGAAGAATTAAATCCTAAGAAAAAAACCAAAAAGTAA
- a CDS encoding ankyrin repeat domain-containing protein, giving the protein MGEALLNLAVNSQSKKDVILLIENGANVNQQGELNFTPIQNACLHGNLDIIEILLKNGAKTNIKNEFGYDAKHYTSEEYHDKKKSKEIRNLMGYYKQ; this is encoded by the coding sequence ATGGGAGAAGCATTATTAAATTTAGCAGTTAATTCCCAATCTAAAAAAGATGTTATTCTATTAATAGAAAATGGAGCAAATGTCAATCAACAAGGTGAATTAAATTTCACTCCTATTCAAAATGCTTGTCTTCATGGAAATCTTGATATTATTGAAATTCTTTTAAAAAATGGAGCTAAAACAAATATAAAAAATGAGTTTGGATATGATGCAAAACATTATACATCTGAAGAATATCACGATAAAAAGAAATCTAAAGAAATTAGAAACCTAATGGGATATTACAAACAATAA